One stretch of Flavobacterium sp. 9 DNA includes these proteins:
- a CDS encoding UDP-glucose--hexose-1-phosphate uridylyltransferase, with protein sequence MKNFDINEDPHRRFNPLINEWVLVSPHRAKRPWQGQNETISTEALPKYDATCYLCPGNVRANGVNNPNYESSFVFENDFAAMKQDEIIFEEDIKHTFFKAKPEQGISRVVCFSPRHDLTLPEMDIDGIENIIKTWQKEYTDLGSIKYINHVQIFENKGSVMGCSNPHPHGQIWAQSSLPTQVEKTQISLKSYFDKNGRTLLEDYVKAELRVGERVVIENDHFVALVPFWAIWPYETMIVSKKAISKITDFTAEESTAFAKILKQLTTKYDNLFSTSFPYSSGIHQSPTDGLEHPEWHFHMHFYPPLLRSATVKKFMVGYEMLGESQRDITPEKSAEILRQQSEVHYKKEGKIK encoded by the coding sequence ATGAAAAACTTTGACATTAACGAGGACCCTCACAGACGTTTTAATCCATTAATAAACGAATGGGTTTTAGTATCACCTCATCGCGCCAAACGTCCGTGGCAAGGACAAAACGAAACTATTTCAACTGAAGCTTTACCAAAATACGACGCAACGTGTTATCTGTGTCCGGGAAATGTTCGCGCCAATGGTGTAAACAATCCTAACTACGAAAGCAGCTTTGTTTTTGAAAATGACTTTGCTGCAATGAAGCAGGACGAAATTATTTTTGAAGAAGATATCAAACACACTTTTTTTAAAGCAAAACCAGAACAGGGAATTTCAAGAGTTGTTTGTTTTTCTCCACGACACGACCTGACTTTACCAGAAATGGATATTGACGGAATTGAAAATATTATCAAAACCTGGCAAAAAGAATACACTGATTTAGGAAGTATTAAATACATCAATCACGTTCAGATTTTCGAAAATAAAGGAAGCGTTATGGGTTGCAGTAATCCGCATCCGCATGGACAAATCTGGGCACAATCATCATTGCCAACTCAGGTTGAGAAAACACAAATTAGCCTAAAATCTTACTTTGATAAAAACGGAAGAACTCTTCTTGAAGATTATGTAAAAGCAGAATTAAGAGTTGGAGAACGTGTTGTAATCGAAAACGATCATTTTGTGGCTTTGGTTCCTTTTTGGGCAATTTGGCCTTATGAAACTATGATTGTAAGTAAAAAAGCGATTAGCAAAATCACTGATTTTACTGCAGAAGAAAGTACCGCTTTTGCTAAAATCCTAAAACAATTAACAACAAAATACGATAACTTATTTAGTACTTCGTTCCCATATTCTTCAGGAATTCACCAATCTCCAACAGATGGTTTAGAACATCCTGAATGGCATTTTCACATGCATTTTTACCCACCATTATTACGTTCTGCGACGGTTAAGAAATTTATGGTTGGATACGAAATGTTAGGAGAATCGCAGAGAGATATTACTCCTGAAAAAAGTGCCGAAATTTTAAGACAACAGTCTGAAGTACATTATAAAAAAGAAGGAAAAATTAAATAA
- the galK gene encoding galactokinase: MNDILIQNTTAFFEKSFGSAPQKNVLSPGRINIIGEHIDYNDGYVLPAAIDKVICFAFEKNNTKKSKIIAIDLNEEFEIDLTQEVQLSDVVWTNYIRGVIKQLQDNGFSFDGFNCVFSSNIPVGSGLSSSAALECGTIFGIKELFDLKIEKVDISLLGQKAEHWVGINCGIMDQFSSVHGLDNKVIKLDCNTLDFEYHNADFKDYSLVLFDSNVKHSLFTSEYNTRRIECEEGLAIIKNHFPEIKSFRDCTEEQLLSIQDKISPTVFKRVHYVVKEIARVTKACEALDNGNIEILGQLLFETHYGLSQEYEVSCEELDMLVDTAKADERIIGSRLMGGGFGGCTINLIKKGHENEVKSKFSNLYLDTFGIELKFYDVKISNGTTLL, translated from the coding sequence ATGAATGACATTTTAATACAAAACACAACGGCATTTTTTGAGAAATCATTTGGATCTGCTCCTCAAAAAAATGTACTTTCTCCTGGAAGAATTAATATTATTGGAGAGCATATTGATTATAATGATGGTTATGTTTTACCGGCAGCAATTGACAAGGTAATTTGTTTTGCTTTCGAAAAAAATAACACCAAAAAATCTAAAATAATCGCCATTGATTTGAATGAAGAATTCGAAATTGATTTGACTCAGGAAGTTCAATTGAGCGATGTTGTCTGGACCAATTATATTCGTGGTGTAATAAAACAATTGCAGGATAATGGTTTTTCTTTCGATGGTTTCAATTGTGTTTTCAGCAGTAATATTCCGGTTGGTTCAGGATTGTCATCTTCGGCAGCTTTAGAGTGCGGAACGATTTTCGGGATCAAGGAACTTTTTGATCTTAAAATTGAGAAAGTCGATATTTCATTATTAGGACAAAAAGCAGAACATTGGGTTGGTATCAATTGTGGTATTATGGACCAATTTTCGAGTGTTCATGGTCTTGATAATAAGGTAATAAAATTAGATTGTAATACACTGGATTTCGAATATCACAATGCTGATTTTAAAGATTATTCTTTGGTTTTATTCGACAGTAATGTAAAACATTCTCTTTTTACATCTGAATATAATACGAGAAGAATTGAGTGTGAAGAAGGATTAGCGATCATTAAAAATCACTTTCCGGAAATAAAGAGTTTTAGAGATTGTACAGAAGAACAACTTTTGAGCATTCAGGATAAAATCAGCCCGACTGTATTTAAGAGAGTTCATTATGTTGTGAAAGAAATTGCCCGCGTAACAAAAGCTTGTGAGGCTTTGGACAACGGAAATATAGAAATTTTAGGACAATTGCTTTTTGAGACTCATTATGGTCTTTCGCAAGAGTATGAAGTAAGCTGTGAGGAGCTGGATATGCTGGTAGATACCGCAAAAGCTGACGAGAGAATAATAGGTTCGCGTTTGATGGGCGGAGGTTTTGGCGGATGCACCATCAATTTAATAAAAAAAGGGCATGAAAATGAGGTAAAAAGTAAGTTTTCAAATCTTTATTTAGATACATTTGGGATTGAATTAAAATTTTATGATGTAAAAATCTCAAACGGAACAACACTACTTTAA
- a CDS encoding aldose epimerase family protein has protein sequence MEIKHISHFQEKSISNSFGLSSDNEEILAFELSNKNGMKVQITNFGATVTSLQIPVADGKLVDVVVGFDSAASYLASYSLPSAPYFGTTVGRYAGRINKGVFSLNGKTFQLNTNNNGNALHGGNAGFGQKIWNVTDITSNKNPSITFSLLSPNLDENYPGELQVDLTYTLTDKNELQLDYKATSTEDTVINLTHHSYFNLDGHDGSVLNQEMFIDSEKILETTDENIPTGNFTALSNHDFDFRTAKKCPASIDNSFVIEPTNKVVAKLLSTKNNLQMSVYTDQPSVHIYVGGNCFDTLKGKENVTYHSSSGICFETQNFPDAPNHAHFPNSVLKKGAEYRQKTVYKFENIN, from the coding sequence ATGGAAATAAAACATATATCGCATTTTCAAGAGAAAAGTATTTCTAATTCATTTGGTTTATCTTCTGATAACGAAGAAATTCTCGCTTTTGAATTATCGAACAAAAACGGAATGAAAGTTCAAATTACAAATTTTGGAGCGACAGTCACTTCTTTACAAATTCCTGTTGCTGACGGAAAACTGGTAGATGTTGTTGTAGGATTTGATTCCGCAGCATCTTATTTAGCTTCTTATAGTTTGCCAAGTGCGCCTTATTTTGGAACAACTGTTGGACGTTATGCTGGAAGAATTAATAAAGGTGTTTTCTCTTTAAATGGTAAAACTTTTCAGCTAAATACCAATAATAATGGTAATGCATTACATGGCGGAAATGCTGGTTTTGGACAAAAAATATGGAACGTTACTGATATTACTTCTAATAAAAATCCGTCGATCACATTCAGTCTTTTGAGTCCTAATCTTGACGAAAATTATCCGGGAGAATTACAGGTAGATTTAACGTATACATTAACAGACAAAAACGAATTGCAACTGGATTATAAAGCAACTTCGACTGAAGATACGGTGATTAATCTAACGCATCACAGTTATTTTAATCTTGACGGACACGATGGTTCTGTATTGAATCAGGAAATGTTTATTGACTCAGAGAAGATTTTAGAAACGACTGACGAGAATATTCCAACGGGAAATTTCACAGCGCTTTCTAATCATGATTTTGATTTTAGAACGGCAAAAAAATGTCCGGCTTCTATTGACAATTCTTTCGTAATTGAACCTACAAATAAAGTTGTTGCAAAATTATTGAGCACGAAAAATAATTTACAAATGAGTGTTTACACAGATCAGCCAAGTGTACATATATATGTTGGCGGAAATTGTTTTGATACTCTTAAAGGAAAAGAAAATGTAACGTATCATTCGTCAAGCGGAATTTGCTTTGAAACACAGAATTTTCCGGATGCACCAAATCATGCCCATTTTCCGAATTCGGTTTTGAAAAAAGGAGCTGAATATCGACAAAAAACAGTCTATAAATTTGAGAATATAAATTAG